A window from Drosophila kikkawai strain 14028-0561.14 chromosome 2L, DkikHiC1v2, whole genome shotgun sequence encodes these proteins:
- the Cyp6u1 gene encoding probable cytochrome P450 6u1: MELLHRALLSALGALSVFYALVKVSLGYWKRRGILHEKPKFFWGNIKGVANGKQHVQEALQDIYTAYKGRGAPFVGFYAWLKPFVLVLDLKLVHQILFTDAGHFTSRGLYNNASEEPLSGNLLQLDGHKWRTLHAKCAEVFTPSNVQKLLPTLAQISKKIQSHLGKEILQTRNISDLVNVYNKDVMASMVFGLGHGQDNQEFAKWTRSYWGDFKLWQAYLALEFPLIARLLQYRSYARPATAYFEKLVLSQLQEQRRRDRQPLQTLLQLYSNADQPLGDVQIAAQAFGSLLAGFVPLNVTLGFCLYELALQPDIQDRARAEIRKTLQQHGGHLTPEGLRELTYTKQVLNETLRLHTPHPFLLRRATKDFELPRSVFVIARGNNVLIPTAAIHRDPEIYENPERFDPDRFAESAKQPRPPAAFLPFGEGLRGCIAARFAEQQLLVGLVALLQHHRFAPCAETAIPMEYDKKRLLLMPKTDIRLSVELVK; the protein is encoded by the exons ATGGAGCTCCTGCATCGCGCCCTGCTCAGCGCCCTCGGAGCGTTGTCGGTGTTCTACGCCCTCGTCAAAGTCAGCCTGGGCTACTGGAAGCGACGCGGGATCTTGCACGAGAAGCCCAAGTTCTTTTGGGGCAACATCAAAGGCGTGGCGAATGGCAAGCAGCACGTGCAGGAAGCTCTACAAGACATATACACTGCCTACAAGGGCAGAGGAGCACCCTTCGTGGGCTTCTACGCCTGGCTGAAGCCATTTGTGTTGGTGCTGGACCTGAAGCTGGTCCATCAAATTCTGTTCACCGATGCGGGCCACTTCACTTCACGCGGCCTATACAACAATGCCAGCGAAGAGCCTCTGTCAGGCAATCTCCTGCAACTGGATGGGCACAAATGGAGGACACTTCATGCCAAATGCGCCGAGGTCTTCACTCCCAGCAACGTGCAGAAGCTGCTCCCTACGCTGGCACAGATCTCTAAGAAAATTCAAAGCCATCTCGGCAAGGAGATCCTGCAGACCCGCAACATAAGCGATTTGGTGAATGTCTACAACAAAGATGTGATGGCTTCAATGGTCTTTGGCCTAGGACATGGCCAGGACAACCAGGAGTTCGCCAAGTGGACGCGCAGCTACTGGGGCGACTTTAAGCTGTGGCAGGCTTATCTGGCCCTGGAGTTTCCGCTGATCGCTCGGCTGCTGCAGTACAGGAGCTACGCGAGGCCGGCCACGGCATACTTTGAAAAACTAGTCTTGTCTCAGTTGCAGGAGCAGCGTCGCAGGGATCGTCAGCCGCTGCAAACGCTCCTCCAGCTGTACTCCAACGCAGACCAGCCACTCGGCGATGTCCAAATTGCGGCCCAGGCCTTTGGTAGCCTCTTGGCGGGTTTCGTTCCACTAAATGTGACTCTGGGCTTCTGCCTATACGAGTTGGCGCTTCAACCGGATATACAGGATCGCGCCAGAGCGGAGATCAGAAAAACACTGCAGCAGCACGGCGGACATTTGACGCCGGAAGGCCTAAGGGAGCTCACTTATACGAAGCAGGTCCTAAATG AAACGCTTCGCCTGCACACACCACATCCCTTCCTGTTGCGTCGGGCCACCAAAGATTTCGAGCTGCCCAGATCGGTGTTCGTCATTGCCAGAGGGAACAATGTACTGATACCAACGGCGGCCATTCATCGGGATCCAGAGATCTACGAGAATCCCGAACGATTCGATCCGGATCGGTTTGCGGAGAGTGCCAAACAACCCCGACCACCGGCCGCCTTTCTGCCCTTTGGCGAGGGATTGCGCGGATGCATTGCTGCTCGGTTCGCGGAACAGCAGCTGTTGGTAGGTCTGGTGGCTTTGCTGCAGCACCACCGTTTCGCTCCCTGTGCCGAGACTGCGATTCCCATGGAGTACGACAAAAAGAGGCTGCTACTGATGCCCAAGACAGACATTCGGCTCAGCGTGGAGCTGGTGAAATAA
- the Ufsp1 gene encoding probable Ufm1-specific protease 1: MATCEADCDAAPVPLKIMPKDYVYSLLEDPQRILSPPTAVGETLGIRGSFEYFHYGCDGHQDAGWGCGYRTLQSAISWIIRRRDSSSVSVKDQHVPSIREIQQILVNIGDKGAGFEGSRDWIGTLEEFYVIDVLYQLPCRILHVKELGSAEALAQIRSYFEEYQGFIAVGGISDTASKAIIGYHCSAETGRVYLLIVDPHFASVPSCRQQLIDEGYVRWVPVDEFPAGTYNLCLILQP; the protein is encoded by the exons ATGGCCACCTGTGAGGCGGACTGCGACGCAGCACCTGTGCCCCTTAAAATTATGCCTAAGGACTATGTCTACTCGCTCCTGGAGGACCCGCAGCGCATCCTTTCCCCACCCACCGCGGTCGGGGAAACACTGGGCATCCGCGGCAGCTTCGAGTACTTTCACTACGGCTGCGATGGCCACCAGGACGCGGGCTGGGGCTGCGGTTACCGTACTCTGCAGTCTGCAATTTCATGGATTATACGTCGACGGGACAGCTCTTCGGTGTCAGTGAAGGACCAGCACGTGCCTTCGATCCGGGAGATTCAGCAGATCCTGGTCAACATTGGCGACAAGGGGGCCGGGTTCGAGGGCTCGCGGGATTGGATCGGCACCCTCGAGGAATTCTATGTAATCGATGTGCTCTACCAACTGCCCTGTCGAATTCTGCACGTCAAGGAACTCGGGTCTGCAGAGGCGCTGGCGCAGATTCGCAGCTACTTCGAGGAGTACCAGGGCTTCATTGCCGTGGGAGGTATCAGCGACACGGCCTCCAAGGCCATTATAGGCTATCATTGCAGTGCCGAGACTGGTCGGGTCTACCTGTTAATTGTG GATCCACATTTCGCGAGCGTGCCCAGCTGCCGGCAGCAGCTGATCGACGAAGGCTATGTCCGCTGGGTGCCCGTCGACGAATTCCCGGCCGGCACGTACAACCTGTGCCTCATACTGCAGCCGTAG
- the LOC108080719 gene encoding GTPase-GDP dissociation stimulator vimar isoform X1, which yields MATEIDELIEKLKTTSVSPGNTTNLLCEISATKDPKLFDKHELAECFLGLTKCDDTNVRKEAAKCIAEITKSEIQRKKFTTRDIIAAFLECLRQVPTPEGSMELPIQICRALGNICYLNDEARDLILELEGDAVLLRLLDIASIEDVANAAQFIKVRGGLLSNYLLGGEGLAKRAMELGVMKKLQAIIDTGAANVEQHEDLLLNTLPLLSILTENVADLNFDSSLNIQLSRILAASTNPDLAEMCLELLHYQAESDEVKLLLAKDGLCETIYNLLEKYKTLASTSEARALMKLACELIVLILTGDESMHYLYTTPLLKNMVDWLDSSDIDLLTTGVLALGNFARTDSHCIYFVEQQTMNKLFEVLAKNNGVKDDVRLQHALLSALRNLVIPKPNKNAVIQAGLVQTILPMLEIHQPPVVFKLLGTLRMTVDGQEKLALELLKNKTLIVQLVHWSKSSDYAGVTGESLRLMAWLIKHAYLSKIAYALPRKGDAPAEQIADRIPLTQDYDRSSLSEFLANEGTVEAMVSMLTAQHLVMQNEALIALCILAVVYLSQAASEAAQAQRLQEELIKCEVGKKLAELISKSSDSMTKEIVENLQNCVNLLKSSEQLLAHLEEHNINELLKSIPILTEYCTL from the exons ATGGCGA CTGAAATCGACGAGCTAATTGAGAAACTGAAGACCACCAGCGTCAGTCCTGGAAATACGACAAACCTGCTCTGCGAGATCTCGGCCACCAAGGACCCAAAACTATTCGACAAGCACGAGCTGGCGGAATGTTTCCTGGGCCTCACCAAGTGCGACGACACAAATGTGCGCAAGGAGGCCGCCAAGTGCATTGCGGAGATCACAAAATCTGAGATTCAGcgcaagaagttcacaacgcGTGACATAATTGCCGCCTTCCTCGAATGCTTGCGCCAGGTGCCAACACCGGAAGGCAGTATGGAGCTGCCCATCCAGATCTGCCGGGCCCTAGGGAATATATGCTACCTGAATGACGAGGCCAGGGATCTAATACTCGAGTTGGAGGGCGATGCTgtgctgctgcgactgctcGACATAGCCAGCATCGAGGACGTGGCCAATGCGGCGCAGTTCATCAAGGTGCGCGGTGGTCTGCTGTCCAACTATCTGCTCGGTGGCGAGGGCTTGGCCAAGCGGGCCATGGAGCTGGGCGTAATGAAGAAGCTGCAGGCCATCATCGATACGGGAGCTGCCAATGTGGAGCAGCACGAGGACCTGCTGCTCAACACTCTGCCCCTGCTCAGCATCCTAACCGAAAACGTGGCCGATCTGAACTTTGACTCGTCGCTGAATATCCAACTGTCGCGTATTCTGGCCGCCTCCACCAACCCAGATCTGGCCGAGATGTGCCTAGAACTGCTGCACTACCAGGCGGAGAGCGACGAGGTcaagctgctgctggccaaggacGGTCTCTGCGAGACCATCTACAACCTGCTGGAGAAGTACAAAACTCTGGCTAGCACTAGCGAGGCCAGGGCACTGATGAAACTCGCCTGCGAACTGATCGTGCTGATTCTCACAGGCG ATGAATCAATGCATTATCTATACACCACACCGCTGCTTAAGAACATGGTCGACTGGCTGGACTCGTCGGACATTGATCTACTGACCACCGGCGTGCTGGCATTGGGAAACTTTGCACGCACCGACAGCCACTGCATCTACTTTGTGGAGCAGCAGACCATGAACAAGCTGTTCGAGGTGCTGGCCAAGAACAATGGCGTCAAAGACGATGTGCGTCTGCAGCATGCGCTTCTCTCCGCGCTGCGCAACCTGGTCATACCCAAGCCGAACAAGAATGCGGTAATCCAGGCGGGCCTGGTACAGACTATCCTGCCCATGCTGGAAATCCACCAGCCGCCCGTCGTCTTCAAGCTGTTGGGCACGCTGCGGATGACGGTCGACGGCCAAG AAAAACTTGCACTGGAGCTGCTGAAGAACAAGACCCTGATCGTGCAGCTGGTGCACTGGAGCAAATCGTCCGACTATGCGGGCGTCACCGGGGAGTCGCTGCGCCTCATGGCCTGGCTTATTAAGCACGCCTACCTGAGCAAAATAGCCTATGCCCTGCCGCGCAAGGGCGATGCCCCCGCCGAGCAGATTGCCGACAGGATTCCCCTCACCCAGGACTACGATCGCAGCAGCTTGAGTGAGTTCCTGGCCAACGAGGGCACCGTGGAGGCCATGGTCAGCATGCTCACCGCCCAGCATCTGGTGATGCAGAATGAGGCGCTGATTGCCCTGTGCATCCTGGCTGTGGTCTACCTGTCGCAGGCAGCGAGCGAGGCAGCTCAGGCCCAGCGTCTGCAGGAGGAGCTGATCAAGTGCGAGGTGGGAAAGAAGCTGGCCGAGCTCATTAGCAAGTCCTCGGACAGCATGACCAAGGAGATTGTGGAGAACCTGCAGAACTGCGTCAACCTCTTGAAGTCTTCCGAGCAGCTGTTGGCGCATCTGGAGGAACACAACATCAATGAGCTGTTGAAATCTATACCAATTCTCACCGAATATTGCACCTTGTAA
- the LOC108080719 gene encoding dnaJ homolog subfamily B member 14 isoform X2, with protein sequence MGVRQRRRLCIDLVVTDLSLGSYEQALLRINEALANSTDHGEILALLELKNIIVRLRLKSDAQKTIGPTRQSDALPHVFTSDMLDVVQKVLRCRSHYEVLRVSHHATYSEVKRAYHKLALRLHPDKNQAPGAEQAFRRISEAADCLTDCQKRIAYNLVTSVADCHGQQRSEYEDYLSGSGCEEDEEEDKPKTGHRRPYQAANQRKPQSQSLYQTEQLVIGVVAALVFLFITMHYIAAAPVYSFTPTRTHSLHRVTQASHIAYYISPKNLAKFTEQQLIKLEREIEQVYISDIKLKCKQERSLREFESSSRNYRRSISVSPSRGYIATKGAAGQQSKAIGASHANANARLPDGVPTRKDGGRLTALRESTFARSAAVDYKLIIRNLPSVFSAKSR encoded by the exons ATGGGAGTCCGACAGCGAAGGCGTCTGTGCATCGACCTTGTAGTGACCGACCTAAGCCTGGGCAGCTACGAGCAGGCTCTTCTGCGGATCAACGAGGCCCTAGCGAATAGTACAGACCATGGCGAGATCTTGGCCCTCCTGGAGCTGAAGAACATTATCGTGAGGCTGCGGCTGAAGAGCGATGCCCAGAAGACGATCGGTCCGACACGCCAGTCGGACGCCTTGCCCCACGTATTCACCTCCGATATGCTGGACGTGGTGCAGAAGGTACTGCGGTGCCGCAGCCATTACGAGGTGCTGCGTGTCTCGCACCACGCCACCTACTCGGAAGTGAAGCGGGCATATCACAAGCTGGCCCTGCGCCTGCATCCGGACAAGAACCAAGCTCCCGGGGCGGAGCAGGCATTCCGACGGATCAGCGAGGCAGCAGACTGCCTCACGGACTGCCAGAAGCGGATTGCGTATAACTTGGTCACATCAGTGGCCGATTGCCATGGTCAGCAACGGTCGGAGTACGAAGACTACCTCAGTGGAAGCGGTTGTGAGGAGGATGAAGAGGAGGACAAGCCAAAGACTGGTCATAGAAGGCCCTACCAGGCGGCCAACCAGCGGAAGCCCCAGTCCCAATCGCTGTATCAAACGGAACAACTAGTGATTGGAGTCGTTGCTGCGTTGGTATTCCTGTTCATCACCATGCACTACATAGCGGCTGCACCGGTCTACAGTTTCACGCCAACCAG AACCCACAGCTTGCACCGCGTCACTCAGGCAAGTCACATAGCCTACTATATCAGCCCAAAGAACCTGGCCAAATTCACAGAGCAGCAGCTAATCAAGCTGGAGCGAGAGATTGAGCAGGTCTACATATCGGATATAAAGCTGAAGTGCAAGCAGGAACGGAGTCTGCGTGAGTTTGAGTCGAGCTCGAGGAACTATCGGAGATCTATATCGGTTTCTCCTTCCAGGGGATACATTGCTACTAAGGGCGCGGCAGGCCAACAATCAAAAGCTATTGGAGCAAGCCATGCGAATGCCAATGCCCGCCTGCCAGATGGTGTACCAACTCGGAAAGACGGTGGAAGGCTCACAGCTCTTAGAGAATCGACCTTTGCAAGATCAGCAGCAGTCGACTACAAACTAATAATCCGAAATTTGCCGTCGGTATTTTCTGCTAAAAGTCGTTAA
- the LOC108080719 gene encoding dnaJ homolog subfamily B member 14 isoform X3 codes for MGVRQRRRLCIDLVVTDLSLGSYEQALLRINEALANSTDHGEILALLELKNIIVRLRLKSDAQKTIGPTRQSDALPHVFTSDMLDVVQKVLRCRSHYEVLRVSHHATYSEVKRAYHKLALRLHPDKNQAPGAEQAFRRISEAADCLTDCQKRIAYNLVTSVADCHGQQRSEYEDYLSGSGCEEDEEEDKPKTGHRRPYQAANQRKPQSQSLYQTEQLVIGVVAALVFLFITMHYIAAAPVYSFTPTRTHSLHRVTQASHIAYYISPKNLAKFTEQQLIKLEREIEQVYISDIKLKCKQERSLRDTLLLRARQANNQKLLEQAMRMPMPACQMVYQLGKTVEGSQLLENRPLQDQQQSTTN; via the exons ATGGGAGTCCGACAGCGAAGGCGTCTGTGCATCGACCTTGTAGTGACCGACCTAAGCCTGGGCAGCTACGAGCAGGCTCTTCTGCGGATCAACGAGGCCCTAGCGAATAGTACAGACCATGGCGAGATCTTGGCCCTCCTGGAGCTGAAGAACATTATCGTGAGGCTGCGGCTGAAGAGCGATGCCCAGAAGACGATCGGTCCGACACGCCAGTCGGACGCCTTGCCCCACGTATTCACCTCCGATATGCTGGACGTGGTGCAGAAGGTACTGCGGTGCCGCAGCCATTACGAGGTGCTGCGTGTCTCGCACCACGCCACCTACTCGGAAGTGAAGCGGGCATATCACAAGCTGGCCCTGCGCCTGCATCCGGACAAGAACCAAGCTCCCGGGGCGGAGCAGGCATTCCGACGGATCAGCGAGGCAGCAGACTGCCTCACGGACTGCCAGAAGCGGATTGCGTATAACTTGGTCACATCAGTGGCCGATTGCCATGGTCAGCAACGGTCGGAGTACGAAGACTACCTCAGTGGAAGCGGTTGTGAGGAGGATGAAGAGGAGGACAAGCCAAAGACTGGTCATAGAAGGCCCTACCAGGCGGCCAACCAGCGGAAGCCCCAGTCCCAATCGCTGTATCAAACGGAACAACTAGTGATTGGAGTCGTTGCTGCGTTGGTATTCCTGTTCATCACCATGCACTACATAGCGGCTGCACCGGTCTACAGTTTCACGCCAACCAG AACCCACAGCTTGCACCGCGTCACTCAGGCAAGTCACATAGCCTACTATATCAGCCCAAAGAACCTGGCCAAATTCACAGAGCAGCAGCTAATCAAGCTGGAGCGAGAGATTGAGCAGGTCTACATATCGGATATAAAGCTGAAGTGCAAGCAGGAACGGAGTCTGC GGGATACATTGCTACTAAGGGCGCGGCAGGCCAACAATCAAAAGCTATTGGAGCAAGCCATGCGAATGCCAATGCCCGCCTGCCAGATGGTGTACCAACTCGGAAAGACGGTGGAAGGCTCACAGCTCTTAGAGAATCGACCTTTGCAAGATCAGCAGCAGTCGACTACAAACTAA